The Larus michahellis chromosome 8, bLarMic1.1, whole genome shotgun sequence nucleotide sequence TTACTTCCATTGACTTAAACAAGGTTTAGATTGGGCCTAAAGGTTTTTCCTATAGATTCTTCCAGCAGCCACACTGATGTCTGAGTAGACAACATTCAGGCATAAAGCTTTCCCTGTAGTAGGGGAGTGTGTAAGACTTTAGTTGCTATTTGTTTCTCACTGCAGTGGGTAGGCCATTTTATTAACATTGTGTAGTAGATGAAGATATTTATGAATAATCCAGAATTTCACTTTATTGCTTTAGCTCTGTAAACTTACAATAGATTTGAGCAGGGAAGGgtgcagagggaggaagaaaaaaagagcatgttGTGTGGAAAAGATGGTGCcaattttttaattctaaaaatgtttgtttagCTGTTCTCGGAAAACCGGAGATACAGAATTACAGACAAAAAGATTCAAAACTGACTGTTGTGTTCCAAGATCCGCTTACACCATATACATTTCCTAATGGAAGCTTTCAAAGTATTCGAGATATTTTCCAACATGACCTGCAATACAAGCTCTATTACTGGAAAGACCAAAGTTCTGGAAAGGTAAGGGCTAACTCTGCTTTTTACGTGTTCTGTATTATAACTACGCAATTTCTGTGCTACCTTAAGAGCTAACATTTTTGCAAAGAACACTTTCTTgaggagttgttttttttttcctttacagaaagaTACAGTAACAAAAAGCCATACATTTGAAGTAAGCGTTGACAGCACAAAGAACTATTGCTTCTACATACAGGGAATCATTCCCTCCCGCAGAGAAAACCGTAATGGTCAAGAAAGTATGGTGGTTTGTACCAGTGTAGAAAGAAATATCTTAGATGGTAGGTATCTGGTGAAGTTTGTCATACAGTCTTTAGCATTCTAACAAAAAGTCACTTGCATTCGGAGTATATTTTTATACCTCTTTAAACTGTGATGGCtaagttataaaataaattatttgctctaTAAGCGAGAGGACACAGACTGAACACGGAAACTCATGGGAAGAACTCAGGTTAAGTGAGAGTCCACCATCTTTAGCTAGTTGGGGCTGGTTTTAGGGTTTTGCTAAATGGTTTTGGCTAGTTTTAAATTGTCCGAGTTGATGACTGGTCACTGAGGTTTCAGATCTTGTCACTGGCCTTCAGCttcgtttttttggttttggattgtTTTCCTCAGATCCTTCCCATAACAGGTCCCACAGTAAGTGCTTGAAGGATTAGCTCTTAAACATAGGAGGAGTGCTGGAAACCTACAGAACAGGCATTTCCATTCACTTGTAGTTTGAACTGAACTTCAGTTATTATCTCAAAAGCAGAGGATGAGACTAAGACTTTCTTTACTGTTACATTACAAGGTCAGAGGTTGGCAGATTAACTTCTTCGCCGGTAAATAAGTTAGTGAGGGGTTGGTGAATCAGCCAGTCTAATTCCAGACAAACAATATGGATAACACTTTATTCAATATGAAGTCatcaatatttattaaataatatcACACTGCTGTACTGTATCTTTCTTTTTCACCAGATAAGAGTAGTTGCACTCTTAAGTAGAAAAGCCTTTCTAAAATTGGCAAATCAACTCTCTCAAATTAACGTTcttatctatatatgtatatttgtttATCACAGTAGTGGAATTCTAGTAAATTACAGCTTGAATAGAAATCCCTTCTGTTGGTGTTTTCTAGCTTCTAACCTAGAATAAATTTCCACTTGGACTTAGTTTCACAGAAATCCTGGAGGGGTAGGGGGAATGGTTTGACTTATTCTTGTGGTGGTAGTACGGCATTTTAGTGCACTAATTAAACTAGATTAAAACCTAGTGTGAACTAGGTGAAATAAAGCTTTACCTCAGTCCAACAAATTCAcgttaaaattaattcagttcacACTGGTCATTCCACCTCTGGGatgctgtaaaatacagaaagcattttctggttCAGCGGACTGACTGGGTTCTAAGCGTTTGTAGCACTGTGACATTATGGCCTCTGATAACTGAatcttggaatttttttcctcccctacaGAATACGGAGCCGAAGTCTTTATCATCATAGCAGTGCTAGCAATTGCAGTCATCACTCTTGCCATTGTCCTATCGGTGATCCTGTGTAAACGcaagaaagcaaaagctgcaagaGAAAAGGAACCGCTTAATGGTgtctaaggaaaaaatattgtggaCGCTAGTGGCAGTtccaaagccaaaaagaaaacccacaaaccaaacccaaaaaacataaaTTGTGTAATTGGGTGGAGCCTTTTAGCCTCTCTGATACAGGAATTTTGAAGCCCAAACCTGACGTGGAGTCAAAAATCTGTTAGATGGTCACAGATGAAAAATCCTTATGTCAGGAAGCCCTGTGTCACTTAGTGGCCAGAGGCTGGAAGAGCATTCTAGCGATCTGTTACGGTATCCTAACCGTGCTCACATGCTCTTCCCAAGCTCCTTCCATCGTCCTGTCTGAAACAGGATTCTGAACTAGATGGACCTTTGACTTGACCAGGTACAGCCATTCTGAAAGTATGGCCTTACTGAGCCAGAAGATTTATGGTacttgtgaggggaaaaaaacactacCGTTGAAAAATATGTGTCCTTTACCTAACTAAAAGGAACATCTTTCTGTTTCTATGAAACAAAACCTCTATTTATCTGACTTTCTTTTAACATTATTAACTGGTGAAATGATCTGTTAGTTCAGATGTGACAAAGACGCTACTATTATTTCTGCACTTCTTGGATAAAATTAACTTGGTCTGTTTATCTTTGGATATAAACAATCAAAGGTAAACAAACTGAAACTACTGTACCTGGTGACTTGTAAGGAATGCTCTTGAAGCAGGTACCTGCTATACACCTGGAGAGCACATCTGGATTATGCTACACCTAGAGTTTTACAGACAGGGTAGCCTGATGGTTCCAAGTAAGTGTTAGAACAAATACTTTGCAGTTTCTGAGTCAGTAGTAACTCACTTTATGCAAGCACTGAGTAGGTAGCAGTATTTACTGCAttttcaacattatttttaattaaacagttgGTGAATGAATAGTTTATGGGGTACAGATTCAAATCGTCTTGGTGATGGGATTTGGAGGTACCTGTTGCTTtgactattttaatatttattttataaatgagaaTCTAATTTTTATACTGGTGATATCTGTATTTATGATGGTAATTTATACTTTTCTAGTGAAATAAAGGTGACTGGGAAAATaagactttcttttccttttttaaatgaagcacagTATTCATTCCAgaactaaattaaaaacagatttaggAAACTTATCTTGCAACAGCAGCGTAGGCAACCTGCCAGAAGTCTAACCAGGACTCTGCAAAATAGACTACCAGGGCACCTACTGCTTGTAAGGATAAAAATATGAGAAGCCACAGTTCACGAACAGATTAAAAGTTTTGAAGAGTCCCGAGTTGCTTTTCAGCTGTCTGCTTATGTGAGCGATTATTCATTGTTTGCATTCACAGCTTCGCATTCTAATGGAAAGTGCACTGTACGTCTCTTTGGATGTATCACGTAGGGATTCCCAGCACGGTGCCTGTACCACTTGTGGTACTGACCTTCATTCAAGGCATGATGGGGCCTGGCCCAGAGATGGGAACTGCTGCAGCTAATGTTGGTATCTATTGCTGCTGCTAATGATGGTGacaggcaccaaaaaaaaatatcaagagaatgggggggaaaaaacacatcgTGTGGTTGGCGCTAATTAGCTGTATATCTCAAAGCTTCATACATGTCTTAAACAAAGATATCCATTGCATTTATGAGAAGGAATAGCATCATATAAAATTAATATCACATTCTAGCAGTTTTTACAGAATGTTTATGGTTTTTATCCCTACTGTATTGTAGATACCTTCTTTGCACGGATTAAGACTCGTGTGAGTGTGGTTTATGgggattttctttgttctttaattCCCACTTTTACAGACGgaagaaaacaccaccacccccccaaaaaaaaccctgtttacTTAATATTGTGCAATAAATGCTTGATCCATTTTCTGCTGATGCAAAAGCCTTATATGGAGGAGGACTCTTACAACAGCAATCAAAAATATGAGAGCACTTGTGGGAGTAACTTTAAAAACATTCCAAAGTTGTCATCATTACTTCCCTTCCCTATGCTGTTCTGCTTCCTCAGCTTCATTCAGTGTGAAGACCAGAAAAGGGAAGAGCTCACAGGAAAGGGAAAACCCGTAGGATACGGCATACCATTTTTTAAACCAGACCACGCAGTTGATTGTCATAAGCCACATAAAACAATGTTATAAATCATGCTTCGTTGCTTCagagattttttggtttgttctgaaTAGGAaggttgtttttattaaaaggaagaaagaaggaacacCCATAGAAATGCAAACAAGTGCCTTAAATGGTGTAAGAGTGACCCCCTACTGCACAAGTTCTGGAAATCTGAAGCGCTTCCGTTCCCTAGCTGCGCTATGTTATCATCCAACAATGCTGAGCAACCAGAGTCACGGGGCTCGCAGATCCTGTTTCAAAGCGGGGGGTTTTGCTGTTTGTGGAGACACTTTAGAAAGGGGCTTTTTATTGCAAACTTCCGGAAGCATCCCTTGGGTCAGCGTACCGAGCCCATGCGAAGCGTTTTATGCAGAGATTTAACTTTCTCAGAGTATCAGGGTGAGCAAAAGGAGTTGCTGAATAAAAGTATTGTTGCTAGGAGGAAAGACTAGATCCTGCCTACAACCCACACGTGGCCACTTCAGCACTGCGCCCGTCTAAGATGGAGCCAGCCACCCAGGGGCTCGATGTGAGAGCGGGCAGGCTTTTCCTACGCACCCAAGTTCTCTGGTGTATCTTCTAAGCAGGTTTCTGTAAGCATGTTCCCACCGGTGGTCCCGATTCCCCCGTTCTGCTTTGCTCCTTGTCATCTGTAAAAGGTATCCAACCATTTCAAGGGCAGAACCACACTTGCATGGTTTCCTGATACAGCACGTGTGTTCTCTCCTTCTACAAATGAATGTGTAACATTGCACACTGTAAAATGAGCCACTTCCACTTTATACCActgctttaaaaacatattatttttctcACGCAAGTGAAAAAGGGCTGATAGTGTTATGCTGCTTTTCTGCCAGCCCTAAGAGCATTACAGACAATAAAATTACCGCCATTGCTTAAAATGAACAGCTGTGCAGGACTTCATAAATGTATGTACGATGGATATGGCAGCAAACAGCTCAGCTAGTCTATTTCTAGCAGACTCAGCTTTCCACTGTGAcaaggctgctgctgagaggCATGCAATGATAAGAATGTGATTATAAGCTTAACTTGGATCACTAGTTACGTGGCAACTCAGGACAAAAGGTTTCTGCATTAAGTAAGTGAGAATAGACAGCTGTGATAGATTACCTTCTTGGCTCAGTGCTGTAATGCTGATTATTTTGCAGGTCAGTAGTGATCACTACTGTTTCAGAACCTTGTAACACTCAGGAATGAGCGGGCTTTTGGCAGTACCAGACCCCAGAGCCAATGGAGTAGTCTTCTAATTACACAGTATTTATCCACATACAAATGACCATGCTTTCTGTAGCCTGTGTTTGTCACTGAGGGAGGGAGAGGACCTGGTATTCACGTttgagaaagacaggaaaaccaaaacagaacaaccTGCTAGACAGGCcagaagcaggaactggccagctGAAAATCCTTCCACAGCCATTAGGTGTGGTGTTATTCACCGTGGCACATGCTCTCTCACACAGCACACCCATTCCCTTAACAAAGAGAAACTGGCACAGAAAGCCACCCTTCCTTTATTCGCAGGTGTGTGCCCTCCAGTGCCCGCCAGCGGGACACACGCAAGAGCTCAGGGTGTAATGACCAGGACAGACGAGCTGCaactctcctcttccttccaccaTACGATGAGAAATCTTCCCACCAGCGAGatccttctgctgcttctggcgCAGGCTCTCATCCAGCCCAGGTAGCCCATTTCCGTATCCCCCAAAAGGACACAGAAGGAACATCTTTCCGTGTTATTCCTCAGCCTCTAACGGTAGATGAATTAGGCAAGTTCATAGGAAGAATTGCCTGAGGGGTGATTTCTTCAGTAAAACCCGCCAGTACCTGGGAATAAAGACACAGCTACGTGGACTGCCTCCAGGGCTTTTACAGCCAGCTCCTCTCTTGTATTTCCAATTGCAGGAATTGCGCCTGTTTCTCATCTTGTCAAAATTTGTGCCCTATTAGTGACATACTTCAGTGATTTGCTCATGTAAGAGCCTCACAACCTTTCTGCTCTATACTTCCCCTGGCTCCTTTGTTGATGTTTCCATTCCTCTCCCCCGTCCCCGTCTCATTTCTGTCTCCCTTCTGCAAACAGTGGGTTAGGATCTCATTTAACTGAAAATATAGCACCTGAATAAATACATAGCCCTTAATCAACAATCAAGAATATATTAATAGCATGGCAGCATTTTTTCACtctccacagcttctcttggtCACTCTAATTGGATCAATAACTTCCAGAACATTCGCTAGCACTGCTCTGAGGGCCTTTCTCTGGGCACCAAATTACctttaaatattaacatttttttgtgGCTTGTTTAACTACCAATGAGGTTATTAATCTGAACTCAATGAATATTCACAGTGCCAGATCTCAGTTATCCTCGCTGgtgcattttcttctgtatttattttcaaattttctacCTTATTActtcaagaaatatttaaatagcaaAGTACTCAGACATTGTTATAGTCACAAAACTATTTCATCAAAAGAGCTGATTAATTAAAAACCTCCTTCCTCTGaatagagaaatattttcccaATGAGAtcacataattttttaattagttcTTCAGTAATCACATAACTCAATTAAAAAGCTAGTGTAATGAAAGAGCCAGTATGACAGTTGTGATTTTAAAACATGCTGCAATAAAAAGTACTTATTATTCCAGGGAAaaaggtgtttggggttttgttgttgttgttgtttggtgtttttttttaaagagggcaTCCTTGACTAACACAGGGtttccttctgctgcctgcatACTTTACCATCCGTTCACACCAAACGTAGGTCTCCAGAGATGATGCTCAATCTGACTTCCCATCTTTCCACTTTATTCATAACATACTCATTTGCTTCCATAAAGCACCAAGGGAGCAACCGTACCATTGTTTGTCACCGCTGCAGCCGTCACTGTAGTAGTGGAACCACAAGCACCGCAGATCCGTTCCTTCTCTGCCCTTCACACTGCTTTATCCAAACAGTAGCCCTGCACATACAGCTTATACTCCGTGCACCACCCCTACAACATTAATTCCGCAACTGCGTGGCTGGTATCCTGTTTCATCTGCCTAGAAAAAGTGACACCAAGTGGCAAAAAAAGGCATAATCAGCATGTTAACAATCCAAATTTTCCTAAATGGCTAGTACAATGATACCGAGTTTGAATCCAGGTTTCACCAAAATTTGGAGGAAAACGGCATGTGAAATTTGTTAAATCTCTCTTTCCTCATAATGAAGAGGAGCAGGTAGTTTGAACAGCTCAATGAGATCCGATAGGAAGGCCGGGAGCAACTCTCTCCCCCTGAACTCCCCCCCGTCTTCCATTCAGTCCATGTTTCCCTCCGCCAGGTTCTCCAGGGTCCTTGGGTTACAACATACCTTGTCTTGTCCAGTTTTCAACCACTGCTGAAAACAATCCAGCAGGTAGCAACAAGAACTTATTTACCCACTGTTTGCACGATGGTGTTAAAGCCCGCACAAAACCATACTCCCTTCTCCTGATAAAGTTCTTCTTTAGTCTCAGAAAACTCAGGAGTACCCCAGAATTAGGAGATTTTCACATTGAACGTTAAGCTTCTTACCAGACTTTCTTTCCTGGGTATgcttcaaacagaaaacagattccTTTTGCTGCCCTTTTAACTCTTAGAGGAATGGACTGAGAACCTCAGAGAAGAGACTGAAGTCTTCTAGGAGCACCAGAAAATGTGTTATTACTGCATGTGGCATAAATTGAGCTGTAAAAGCCCTAAAAGTTATGTTGAAGTACAAACTATGTTTGGAACCGTGATAACACGCTATCTGTCTAGCAGCACCGAAAAGAAAGGCCTGGGCAGGAACAGCTGGAATGCAGTCATGTTTGTAACGGGCTATTTTGGGCTTTATGTGCTTTGAGTTCTGCTGAGCTTGTCTcaaaaaagcaaccccaaaaaAGTCTTTTGCAGGAACGACCTTCCACTCTAGAGGCAATGACAGGCACAAGAAGTCAAAACGGGTCCCAGGTGAGGGGCTGCTCTTCTGTACTGAGACTCTCAAGCAGCTCACCACAATATATCACAACCTTGGGGACAATAAAACACATGGTGTACACAGGAACTACTACTGTCTTTCAGACGCGCCTACTTGGGTACCTTCTATCCCACCAGCATGATGCACCCTGGTGCCTCAGAGGAAGCTTGCAGAGGTTAACACGCTAAGCATGAAGAGATATTTGTGAACATTGAAGGACTAACTTCAAGTAGCCTTTCCAAAATTCTCTACTGAAGACTATGATAAATACGACTAttcgaagaaaaaaaaaaatctacttcaaaATTTTTAATTATCTAGTTAGCATTtgtgggttaaaaaaaagaaaagaacatcaaCACGTAGATTTGACCTTGGCCCTTAATTCCCTACTAAGCTCCAAAAAAATTTGCTAATGGTTCCTGGCTTCCCAGAAGTTCTGTTGCAATATATAAGATTGCATCTGAATTTTAAGAAGCCTCCAGCACACGCACCTTTCTTTTTAACCATTATTTCCCCAAATACATCAGCTTATCAGCCCCACTATAGAAACTTGATTCTTTTCGGTGTTTTACCAACTCTGTCACACCAGTAGCTTCTGACACAGTTGCTTTTGTGCCGGTACATCCCCACAGTAGAATACCacaataaaggaaataaataaaggcTAATTTATTTTAGGGAGATCTTGACACTACTTACCTTGTGATGATTCATGATTAAAATTAGTCAAATGTTTCTTTGTACCTGCTCACACTAAACCATTGAGTCTAAGGAAAGGAAGGGTATATTTGGTTCCGTAGAAGACTGTCTCTTCAACTGCATACACAAAGTGTCTTTTCCAGAGCAGTATTCCCCAAACTTTCTATAATCAAGCTTAAAAAATTAGTTGTGATGTGTGCCAAACtctaaagttattttaatgcagaaaactTGCTCAGTCATGTAGGTGGAGTTCCCCATTTCTACCCAACTAAACCAATCTCAGCAGTCTTAGTTTTGTCCAGACGGCATTGACCtcatttttccagttctgttctATTTTGGTGCGGCATCATCTGTGGAAGCCACTTGTTTCCCAGAACGAGGGATGGGTGGGGAACAAGGATGTTGGTTTGTGGAGAAGAAAAGCGGAGAATGGGGCTGGGCGATAGGGCACAAGAGCGCCTTTTGCCAGTAAAAGCCATTGTATTGAATCTTTATGGTTCAGACTTGCCAAAGGTGAGGTTTCTAACCAGAGTGAGAGAAATTGTGAGACCGTTAAGCCTGGTTTGTGAAAGACACATTCCACAGAAATGGAATGTCCAAGTTCCCCTTCTCTCCTATTTTAAAATGCCAGTCAGGCGATTATTCTCGCACTGTTGCATTCCTTGCAGGATTTACTGGCAAAACGTCTTTAGTTTCTAAAGTCAATCCCCATGGAAATTCACCAGATGTTTAGGCGTATTGTTTCTATGTAAACCCTGAATCTGTCATGTTTTTCAAATTACTCCCTTAAGACAGCTTCTGTCTGTGAAGTTCCAGGCTGCTTGTCATCTGGCTCTGCTTTTGcatacaaggaaagaaaatgatgcAGCAGTTCAAAGACGGCTGAGCAACTTGGAAGATGACATTTTTCTAAGGTTTTGATGTAAAAGACAAATTGCTTTCATAGTAACCTAGCTCAGCTATATTGCCATTTCAAGATGAAACCAGTTTCATCTTATGTTTGAATGCACACAACAGGATGGGTTTCATcagaacatttaaacaaacattaTTATAGGACCCTGTAATGTGCACAGCCGTTCTAAGCTTCCAGACGAAGTTTAAGGCGTCATTATTAAAAAGCAGACTGTATCCAGACCACTAGCAAGAGCCTGGAACACATCATGTGAAAGGAAAAGCAACCAACCTCCTCCCAAAACAGCTGTACATCACCAATTCATAAAACCAAGAAACCTCTTTCCATGCTTGTGAAAGGGACTGGCACAAACCAACTGATATCTCCACTTAATAGAGGCAACAATATTACACAGAAATAAGTGTTTTGAACAGCAGCTTTATAAGCAGAAATTTGAACTTGCACACTGTTGATTTTCTTCTTGACAGATAAaaattgtggtttattttttctataaaacCAAGGTAACCATTTCCCCCTACTATTTTTCACAGTTGGATTTCAGGTGATCATTACCATGGATGTTTCTATGGACATCTCATAGTATCTATGACAATTATATATACGTTTTAAGAATGGATTTTTAACTCCTATCTGATGATAGGCCatcttaatgtttttttcacatttctagaGCACTTCAGAACGCACTGGTACCTGCTGAGTGTGCAGAGGGCTGCATCCTATGTAAGAACCactaaattacttttttctctctaGTCCTAAGCCACAggatatttcttctttatatatttaagaaacatgaaGATTGAATTCCCTATTCTGCAGAAGCATAACTCATTGAAGTTGTCAATactaaatgcaaattaattaaaaagcctGTCAAGTGTGTGTCACAGTAGCACTCCACgctgctttgtttttcactaGCCACCTTCTCTAGTATACAGTACAGAGCTAACAAAGTGGCAATATACCCAGAATTTTCTTATAGTACAAGTCACTTTCAAATGGTGCTAGAGTAATCTTGGGGCTGTCCAGCCACTCTATCAGTGCCACATTCGGGCAAGAAACATCTCCAACATGCCCACTGGCTAGGATGTAGCTTACACTGCCAACTTTTCCCAGAAGGACTACAAGGGTCAAAGGTAGgttggatttttgtgtgtgtttcctgctgaggttttttggtaagaaaaatatatacattacaCAGTGAAGCACACTTTGCACTTGGGATGGAAGATTACAAGGTTCACAGTGATGTTCTGCTCACCTCACAGCTTATTCCGGTCTCACGCTAGTCCCGTAGAAAGCAccatcacccccccaaaaaaggcttCGTCAAGAAAGCTTAATTTCTCCTGAGATGGGATGGCTTTAGTAAACATTCAGAAATATCGGACCAAGGTTACTAAATATCCTCAAAAGATGGTGGATTGATCTTTGAAAAGAGTTTGAATTTGTTGCTCCGTGGTTTCAGTTCTAGCGTTCCAGGAACTGATGTTTTCCCTCTATATAAGGAAGAATTCGAGCGTCGAGGCATACAAACCAAAGGCAGCGTTACTCTTTAAGAATGCTACACAATACACATGTTCCAGTATAGTGGAGGTCAGAACCAGTGCAGACTTAAAACAGATTAATGCACCTATAATCCAATTGTTCTAAGTACATACCTTCAGTACTGAGGTCACGGTTTTTGTAAAGCCTACAACTGGATGACGTCTTCTGGCCGATTCCAGGGTGAATTTCAGACAGTACTACAGACTTTATAAATTGAACACAAGTCAATCACCCAACTAAATAACTTGAGATTTGTTGAGTATGCATTTGCTGTTTGGTTACAAAATTCCTAATcatcaagaaacagaaaaagcctcaatatattttatctttagatttattattatttcagaggCACTTAATGTCTTACATTTATATAGCGCCATTTCCCCCTCCAAAGCACTTTACAGTATTTACATACAGGAATGTTTCCCACCACTGCTGAAATGCAGCCATCTGACTATTACCAGTACCATCTGCAAAACACCAACAGTTTGAGACTGAAAATATTCATCCGTACTCTGTCTTACTACGATAGTTCAGAATTACAGTTTACAAAGTTCCAGCTTGTGCTATTAAAAAGACCTAACAGCTAAAATACTGTATCACAGTGCAATTCTGCAACAGAACTGAGACTCGGTCATTttatcagattttatttatttatttattacaatcTTTCATTAGACCAAGTCTATCTCAAAATACTTTAATGTAAGGCCTTTTAAGAATATCATTCTAAAACATCGTTCTTTTTAATACTTCCCTTGTAAGCCTCTCTTACAATCAAGTgcacaatatttttctttccttccagtatATTTAGAAACACTAAGTCCTGGCCCTAAGGAGAGACTAGCATCCTCAGTTTCAATGAACTTCATGGCATCTAAAGGCAAACCTATTCCTTCCTCCTTGGTTATGGAGTtggattttcttaatttttttttgtttttagtttttaaaataaatctgagaTTACACAAAATTCTGTTATTAACTGATTGAATTGTAAAGTACCTTGGGATTGGCTGCTGGGGTGCTATATAAGTGTGCTGTGTGTGGTTTTGCTTGTCAGTGTTAAAAATACGTTAAAGTATCCCAAGTTCACTACTCCGCTGCAAAGTCTGCCCTAGTCACAAGGACAATAGCAACTTTCTCATtttagagattttctttttctttgtctctctaAAAGGCTAATAAAACATCCCTTGCAAGGGAAGAAGTTGCATTTGTGCTGAGAActttcaccaaaaagaaaaaatagctatGTGGCATCCATATTTTCAcggttacagaaaaaaaaaaaaaagactaccaCCTCACATACAGCATGCTGCTACCTGCTACATTATGGCTGATGTGAGAATttgaatgaaaagggaaaaaaaaaaattagtaaaatgaGATATCTATTTGCCTTCTTGTGGACCAAGCACAAAAATTTATTCTGGTACCTTATTTTCTTGAACACATTACacttcagaaaggctttttttgaTTTTCATTGATGCATTATACTATGAATCTACTGTGGTCACTCGATTCTTATACCAAGATAGCTGTTTGCATTTGAGTACTATGAAAGAATAGTAGTAGTGACAGGTATGGGCAAGAActatgataaaagaaaaaatattaacaggTAGCAATTTCAATGTGAAAGATGATGACTAATCAAATTGGGTAAAAATTAACAAACAGGAGTGCATCCAAGTACATATCCATTTtataaaaaattgtttttgtttttaatctaaaCCCTTGATAAAAGATGAACAGACAACAGATTTATTGCATATTTTATGCATGCCTTCATGTAGTACATTCCTATATTATATCTTATATGGAACACTAAAAAACTACTAGACCTTCACTGTACAACAGGCAttgtaaatttttgtttaaaagcctATACAGCAATTCAGTTTGAGCTATACCTTCCTATTCCATGAtcacaaaaaaatcaccttgctGCATTTATGTTTTTCAAAGTCACATGGCAACCACAGTAACCATTTGTATGGAAAAAGTGGTAACAGTAAACTATTTAAAGAGTTTGGTTTCTTCAAGGGGATTTGGCAGCTGGAA carries:
- the F3 gene encoding tissue factor; the protein is MLLEDSGRALLLSALLWRLAAAGNPELPTAVNITWSSINFKTILQWQPKPSGYFYTVEIHGQTSDTKKKCILTTETQCDVTDLLRNVKETYTAHILSVMSLGMDNFEEPPFAVSEKFTPYSQTVLGKPEIQNYRQKDSKLTVVFQDPLTPYTFPNGSFQSIRDIFQHDLQYKLYYWKDQSSGKKDTVTKSHTFEVSVDSTKNYCFYIQGIIPSRRENRNGQESMVVCTSVERNILDEYGAEVFIIIAVLAIAVITLAIVLSVILCKRKKAKAAREKEPLNGV